One window from the genome of Desulfatiglans sp. encodes:
- the secE gene encoding preprotein translocase subunit SecE: MPEKRDSDIKIKKQAEKINIVTITSQFLKDAKTEFKKVKWPTRKELIASTTIVIILVIIAAIYLSLVDFGLMSVINKIVG, translated from the coding sequence AGACATTAAAATAAAAAAACAGGCAGAAAAGATAAATATTGTCACGATCACAAGCCAGTTTTTAAAAGATGCAAAAACCGAGTTTAAAAAGGTTAAATGGCCTACAAGGAAAGAACTGATAGCATCCACAACAATAGTTATCATTCTTGTTATAATTGCGGCAATTTATCTTAGTCTGGTAGATTTCGGCCTGATGAGTGTTATAAATAAAATAGTAGGTTAA